In Rickettsiales bacterium, a genomic segment contains:
- a CDS encoding electron transfer flavoprotein-ubiquinone oxidoreductase, with protein MSDDAMEVMECDVAVVGAGVAGLSAAIRLAQLAAEKGETPNIMLLEKGSEVGAHILSGAVLEPRALDELIPDWKELGAPLDTPAEKDRFLFLTEKGKIGLPTPPQMHNKGNYIVSLGNVARWLGQQAEALGVQVFPGFAAGEAIIEEGVVKGVRTGAFGISKAGEKKDSYQAPMEIRAKTTIFAEGCRGHLSQQLMNTFNLREGVEPQTYGLGLKELWEVEPEKSKPGSVVHTVGWPMDSSTYGGSFIYHLKDNLVAIGYVVGLDYKNPYLDPYMEFQRFKTHPAIKPLLEGGRRVSYGARALNEGGWQSVPKLTMPGAVMVGCAAGFLNVPKIKGSHTAMKSAMLAAEAVAAGDLEAYPKTLKESWVYKELHAVRNIRPSFHKGLWAGLAYSALDTYLLRGKAPWTFKHGKADHEWTKPASECSSIDYPKPDGKVSFDRLSSVFLSATNHEEDQPIHLTVKDDALSLGNSLAKYAGPAARYCPAGVYEYPEEDGAPRFQINAQNCVHCKTCDIKEPGNNIKWTVPEGGGGPNYPNM; from the coding sequence ATGTCAGATGACGCAATGGAAGTAATGGAATGTGATGTAGCGGTGGTTGGTGCCGGGGTGGCCGGGCTGTCTGCTGCGATTCGTTTGGCGCAATTGGCTGCTGAAAAGGGCGAAACGCCAAACATCATGCTATTAGAGAAAGGCTCCGAAGTGGGGGCGCATATTCTGTCTGGTGCTGTGCTAGAGCCGCGCGCGTTGGATGAGCTGATCCCTGATTGGAAAGAACTGGGTGCACCGCTCGATACGCCCGCGGAAAAGGATCGCTTCTTATTCCTGACCGAAAAAGGCAAAATCGGTCTACCGACTCCGCCACAAATGCATAATAAAGGCAACTATATCGTAAGCCTTGGTAATGTAGCGCGCTGGTTGGGGCAGCAGGCAGAAGCTTTGGGAGTGCAAGTATTCCCCGGATTTGCCGCCGGTGAAGCGATCATCGAAGAAGGTGTTGTTAAGGGCGTGCGTACAGGTGCTTTTGGCATTAGTAAGGCGGGCGAAAAGAAAGATAGCTATCAAGCGCCGATGGAAATCCGTGCCAAAACGACGATCTTTGCGGAAGGCTGCCGTGGGCATCTATCGCAGCAGCTGATGAATACGTTTAACTTACGCGAAGGTGTAGAGCCTCAAACTTACGGTCTTGGCTTGAAAGAACTTTGGGAAGTCGAACCGGAAAAGAGCAAGCCGGGCAGTGTCGTGCATACGGTGGGCTGGCCGATGGATTCGAGTACTTATGGTGGCTCATTCATTTATCATCTGAAGGACAATCTGGTTGCGATTGGCTATGTGGTGGGGCTGGATTATAAGAATCCGTATCTCGATCCGTATATGGAGTTTCAGCGTTTCAAAACGCATCCGGCAATTAAACCACTGCTTGAGGGTGGTCGCCGAGTCTCTTACGGTGCGCGTGCACTTAATGAAGGTGGATGGCAGTCTGTTCCTAAATTAACCATGCCCGGTGCGGTGATGGTCGGCTGTGCGGCTGGTTTCCTGAATGTGCCGAAGATCAAAGGTTCTCATACAGCCATGAAATCGGCCATGTTAGCGGCTGAAGCGGTGGCGGCGGGTGATTTAGAAGCGTATCCGAAAACTTTAAAAGAAAGCTGGGTATATAAAGAGCTACATGCGGTGCGCAATATCCGTCCAAGCTTCCATAAAGGCTTATGGGCTGGGCTGGCCTATAGCGCGCTGGATACGTATTTGTTGCGTGGCAAAGCGCCGTGGACCTTTAAGCATGGTAAAGCGGATCATGAATGGACGAAACCTGCGAGCGAATGTTCTTCCATCGATTATCCAAAGCCAGATGGAAAAGTGAGTTTCGATCGTCTGAGTTCGGTATTCCTATCGGCGACGAATCATGAAGAAGATCAACCTATCCATCTGACGGTAAAAGATGATGCATTGTCGCTCGGTAATTCATTAGCGAAATATGCAGGGCCCGCTGCGCGCTATTGCCCAGCAGGAGTGTATGAATACCCAGAAGAAGATGGGGCTCCGCGCTTCCAG
- a CDS encoding AtpZ/AtpI family protein has product MKPRSSSDPLEELNTRIKQAQKKPEDEPSGAHQAFRMGTEMVAGVMVGTGFGFFVDRFFGTMPLFLVIFLFIGAAAGVKMMMQTSARYNQTENEEES; this is encoded by the coding sequence ATGAAACCTCGCTCATCATCTGACCCGCTTGAGGAGTTAAACACGCGAATCAAGCAGGCACAAAAGAAGCCAGAGGACGAACCTTCCGGCGCTCACCAAGCCTTTCGAATGGGCACAGAAATGGTGGCAGGCGTTATGGTAGGGACTGGGTTTGGCTTTTTTGTGGATCGGTTCTTCGGAACCATGCCGTTGTTTTTGGTGATTTTCTTATTCATCGGAGCAGCAGCAGGCGTTAAGATGATGATGCAGACTTCTGCGCGTTACAATCAGACAGAAAATGAAGAAGAGTCGTAA
- a CDS encoding ribonuclease HII codes for MNSPRQASHGLTSRARKPTLPDFAYEAAYNGLVAGVDEAGRAPLAGPVTAAAVILDPKNIPEGIDDSKKLSAKKRERLAQEIKQAAIAYSICECNLEEIEQLNILHASMLAMQRCVEQLSSQPTHALIDGNRLPKSLPCPATFIIKGDSKSLSIAAASILAKTSRDHLMQRLAQEYPGYGWERNAGYPTPQHIQALDDLGITPHHRRTFAPVRDRLLRSNLPLDAA; via the coding sequence ATGAACTCACCACGGCAGGCCTCACATGGTCTAACGAGCCGCGCTCGTAAGCCTACCTTGCCTGACTTCGCATATGAAGCAGCCTATAACGGCCTCGTTGCTGGAGTCGATGAAGCTGGGCGCGCGCCTTTAGCAGGACCCGTCACAGCCGCTGCCGTTATCCTTGATCCAAAGAATATCCCCGAAGGTATTGATGATTCGAAAAAGCTCAGCGCCAAAAAGCGTGAACGCTTAGCACAAGAGATTAAACAAGCCGCGATTGCCTACAGTATTTGTGAGTGCAATTTAGAGGAAATTGAGCAACTAAACATTCTGCACGCCTCTATGTTAGCCATGCAACGCTGTGTAGAGCAGCTATCTTCTCAGCCGACTCATGCATTAATAGACGGCAACCGCCTACCAAAATCACTACCCTGCCCCGCGACGTTTATTATTAAAGGAGATAGCAAATCTCTCAGCATCGCCGCCGCCTCTATTCTCGCCAAAACCTCACGCGACCATCTCATGCAGAGACTTGCTCAGGAATATCCTGGCTATGGCTGGGAGCGTAATGCGGGCTACCCCACGCCGCAACATATCCAAGCTCTAGATGATCTTGGCATCACCCCGCATCATCGGCGCACCTTTGCCCCCGTGCGTGACAGGCTCTTACGGAGCAACTTGCCGCTAGACGCCGCTTAA
- the astA gene encoding arginine N-succinyltransferase has protein sequence MLIRPVTMNDHDAMMILAEKAGYGMTSLPQDAGVLEAKIKYSESSFAGGSDSDGEQRFLLVLEDTTTGEIVGSTGIKAHVGLSSPFYSYKLSTIVQASSQPKVYSNNHVLHMVNDYTGVSEIGSLFLRKSYRRDGLGKCLSRCRFLMAAEFSELFADTIIAEMRGVHDEEGHSPFYANLAKHFFKMPFRDADYINATEGGQFIADLMPRYPIYQKLLAPEAQEVIGKVNEASKPAVKMLEREGFAYASYLDIFDGGPTVEAQTKRIRTVRHSQKVKVSELSSAPLDGTKYILMSTELSNLRITQAKASVTDEGTIILFVDDARKLGVHEGNSLRIVEA, from the coding sequence ATGTTAATTAGACCCGTAACCATGAACGATCATGATGCCATGATGATACTTGCCGAAAAGGCAGGCTATGGCATGACCTCACTGCCGCAAGATGCTGGCGTATTAGAAGCTAAAATCAAATATTCGGAAAGCAGCTTTGCTGGTGGATCCGATAGTGACGGCGAGCAACGCTTCCTCCTCGTCTTAGAAGATACGACAACCGGCGAAATTGTTGGCTCCACGGGTATCAAAGCGCATGTTGGCCTCTCTAGCCCTTTCTACTCGTATAAGTTATCTACGATCGTACAAGCGAGTAGCCAGCCGAAGGTTTATTCCAACAACCATGTTTTGCACATGGTCAATGACTATACGGGCGTCAGTGAGATAGGTTCTCTTTTCCTACGCAAGAGCTATCGCCGTGATGGTTTAGGCAAATGCCTTTCGCGTTGCCGCTTCTTGATGGCCGCAGAATTTTCCGAACTTTTTGCCGATACAATTATCGCTGAGATGCGAGGTGTGCATGACGAAGAAGGTCATTCTCCTTTCTATGCGAACCTCGCCAAGCATTTCTTCAAAATGCCATTCCGCGACGCCGATTACATTAACGCGACCGAAGGCGGCCAATTTATTGCCGACTTGATGCCCCGCTATCCAATTTATCAAAAGCTCCTCGCTCCCGAAGCGCAAGAAGTGATTGGCAAAGTCAATGAAGCCTCTAAGCCTGCCGTTAAAATGCTCGAACGCGAGGGTTTTGCCTATGCCAGCTATCTGGATATTTTCGATGGTGGCCCTACCGTAGAGGCACAAACCAAACGTATTCGCACGGTACGTCATAGCCAGAAAGTCAAGGTGTCCGAGCTCAGCTCCGCACCGCTTGATGGCACGAAATATATCCTCATGTCGACGGAACTAAGCAACCTACGCATTACCCAAGCCAAAGCCAGTGTGACCGATGAAGGAACGATTATTCTCTTCGTAGATGACGCCCGTAAACTCGGCGTCCATGAAGGCAATAGCTTACGAATTGTTGAAGCTTAA
- a CDS encoding uracil-DNA glycosylase produces MGNQGIAILEWYQAMGVDEWVEETPQNHLAMVTAQSLTQPTASTPPNTVSATAAPAFIPETKAISPASNYTPPAAALEKATELAAKATTIAELREAVMNFKELSICKSATQPVFAQGAEGADLMVIGEAPGTQEDRQGTPFCGPSGQLLDKMLAAIGMSRETNAYITHTVFWRPPGNRTPTPEEITTCQPFVRKHIELAKPKLILLLGGVAVRSVLDKQDSISRLRGKNSEILDSSIEAIVSYHPSYLLRQPNQKKLAWQDLLRIKAALTSLY; encoded by the coding sequence ATGGGTAATCAAGGAATAGCGATATTAGAGTGGTATCAAGCCATGGGTGTCGATGAATGGGTGGAAGAAACGCCACAAAACCATCTCGCTATGGTGACAGCTCAATCTCTTACACAACCAACGGCATCTACTCCACCCAACACTGTATCAGCCACAGCCGCACCAGCCTTTATACCAGAAACTAAAGCAATCTCCCCGGCAAGCAACTACACTCCACCAGCTGCAGCGCTGGAGAAAGCCACTGAACTCGCCGCTAAAGCCACCACCATCGCCGAACTACGCGAAGCCGTGATGAATTTCAAAGAGCTCAGCATCTGCAAGAGCGCAACGCAACCTGTCTTCGCACAAGGCGCAGAGGGCGCAGACCTTATGGTAATAGGCGAAGCCCCCGGCACACAGGAAGACCGACAAGGCACTCCATTTTGCGGTCCAAGCGGGCAATTGCTGGATAAAATGCTAGCCGCGATTGGGATGTCGCGCGAAACAAATGCATATATTACCCACACCGTCTTTTGGCGCCCACCGGGAAATCGCACCCCAACGCCGGAAGAAATCACCACGTGTCAGCCCTTCGTACGCAAACATATCGAATTGGCAAAACCGAAGTTGATCCTCCTACTTGGCGGAGTGGCCGTGCGTAGCGTGCTTGATAAACAAGATAGCATTTCTCGCTTACGAGGAAAAAACTCTGAAATTCTAGATAGTTCGATAGAAGCGATTGTATCTTATCATCCTTCTTATCTACTACGTCAGCCAAACCAGAAAAAGCTTGCTTGGCAAGACTTGCTGCGTATAAAAGCCGCCTTAACGTCATTATACTAA
- a CDS encoding F0F1 ATP synthase subunit A, giving the protein MSGSNHSPLAQFEVTSIKDIFLAGYDISITNSTLAMVGSALLICIFLGAGIRGRALVPTRWQSMAELSYLFIADQVKDTVGEGGKKYFPLVFTIFMFVLFGNLIGMVPYSFTFTSHIIVTFAVAMAIFLFVTLLAICKHGPLKFIGFFLPEGTPWWMAPLMFFIELFAYLARPISLSVRLAANMLAGHTMLKVIAGFVVSLGIIGGWAPLALLVVLTGFEFFIAFLQAYIFTILTCVYISDAVHLH; this is encoded by the coding sequence ATGTCAGGTTCGAATCACAGTCCCCTCGCCCAGTTCGAGGTTACATCTATCAAAGATATATTCCTTGCGGGTTATGATATCAGCATTACCAATTCTACATTGGCAATGGTCGGCTCAGCGCTTCTGATTTGCATCTTCCTTGGTGCCGGCATTCGTGGCCGTGCGCTTGTGCCAACGCGTTGGCAGTCTATGGCAGAGCTCAGCTATCTATTCATCGCCGATCAGGTCAAAGATACGGTCGGTGAAGGCGGAAAGAAATACTTCCCGCTCGTATTCACGATCTTCATGTTCGTTCTTTTCGGTAACTTGATTGGGATGGTTCCTTACTCTTTCACCTTTACCAGCCACATTATTGTCACCTTTGCTGTGGCGATGGCGATTTTCTTATTCGTCACCCTGCTCGCCATCTGCAAGCACGGACCGCTTAAATTCATTGGCTTCTTCTTACCTGAAGGCACACCTTGGTGGATGGCGCCGCTCATGTTCTTTATCGAGCTCTTCGCCTACCTCGCACGCCCGATCAGCCTTTCGGTTCGTCTCGCGGCTAACATGCTTGCCGGCCACACGATGTTAAAAGTTATCGCAGGCTTCGTTGTAAGCCTTGGTATCATTGGCGGTTGGGCCCCTTTAGCTCTTCTCGTCGTACTCACAGGATTCGAATTCTTCATCGCATTCCTACAAGCCTATATCTTCACGATTCTGACCTGCGTTTACATTAGTGACGCTGTTCATCTACATTAA
- a CDS encoding thioredoxin domain-containing protein, translated as MKKLIILFAMVGVCSLIGANLYSSMVSNEANAATETEAAAETTTPAFDIEALRALVNSKTITPSVPAGAVDVSPIIYGDSTAPVIIEEFASFTCSHCASFHRNVLPKLKAALIDTGVAQLHVYSFVRNAPDLESTMLIQCQKGNNARKKFSGAIMRGQEQWASSVNYSDGLKTIAKVGGMTETDYDTCVADETLQEKVIASRQWFDKQVGVDSTPYFRIGTEIVKGGQDINSFVDAIKAAVAK; from the coding sequence ATGAAAAAACTTATCATCCTTTTCGCTATGGTAGGCGTATGCTCGCTCATTGGCGCAAACCTCTATAGCAGCATGGTTTCTAACGAAGCGAACGCTGCAACCGAAACCGAAGCCGCCGCCGAAACAACCACTCCTGCTTTCGATATCGAAGCTCTGCGCGCACTGGTTAACAGCAAAACGATTACCCCTAGCGTCCCAGCAGGTGCAGTCGACGTTTCTCCTATTATTTACGGCGATAGTACAGCACCTGTCATTATTGAAGAATTTGCTTCTTTCACCTGCTCACATTGCGCCAGTTTCCATCGCAACGTTTTGCCTAAATTAAAAGCAGCACTGATTGATACAGGTGTTGCACAGTTGCACGTTTATTCATTTGTTCGCAATGCGCCTGACTTAGAATCTACGATGTTGATTCAATGTCAAAAAGGTAATAATGCACGCAAAAAATTCTCAGGAGCAATCATGCGCGGCCAAGAACAATGGGCGAGTTCGGTCAATTATTCAGACGGGCTAAAGACCATCGCCAAAGTCGGCGGAATGACCGAAACGGATTATGACACTTGCGTAGCGGATGAAACTTTACAGGAAAAAGTGATCGCAAGCCGCCAATGGTTTGATAAGCAAGTAGGTGTTGATTCCACCCCTTATTTCCGCATTGGTACTGAAATCGTCAAAGGCGGACAGGATATAAATTCTTTCGTCGATGCCATTAAAGCAGCCGTTGCTAAATAA
- a CDS encoding F0F1 ATP synthase subunit C: MELVALKFIGAGLTAIGMGGAAIGVGNIFAAMLNGIARNPSAEGKLSKYVYIGAGLAEAMGLFALVVALLLLYAV; this comes from the coding sequence ATGGAACTAGTAGCACTTAAATTTATCGGCGCTGGCCTCACTGCAATCGGCATGGGTGGCGCAGCCATCGGTGTAGGTAACATCTTTGCAGCAATGCTTAACGGTATCGCCCGCAACCCTTCTGCTGAAGGTAAACTATCTAAATACGTTTACATCGGTGCAGGTCTTGCGGAAGCAATGGGTCTCTTCGCACTCGTAGTCGCACTTCTCCTTCTTTACGCTGTATAA
- a CDS encoding lytic transglycosylase domain-containing protein codes for MVKALKSRLEAAIGATLLVLFIVGALIVSEIIPVAPARALFTKDNTPVAIAQTDDSTKLNSTDMARYQEIFDLQAKADWKGANELIEDLDTPVLMGHILAQRYLARTYKSTQQELTIWLENYSDHPQARRIQQIARSRGVKVSNLQKTKKRNLKGFGESFKNTRHESPRIAGVWKSGLKHWQAERFAKAYHAFHSLEGRTQTMGDWDRAAISFWAFRAANELGNDEAAEKHLELAARFPRSFYGAQAIHLLGETLDETVTLRGEKTLYDYLKKIESAETRNGLKRIDALLKVDQMDAARTELLLQYSRAEAKDRPAFVPFVQALNQPALQLRMGVDMERKGVISGHALYPLPKWEPKNGYIVDPALVFAVARQESGFNTKAKSYAGAQGMMQIMPTTAQYIAKKMKVKSKTNLNDPVASINIGQNYLNYLANKSYIRGNVVLLAAAYNAGPGTAKRWAKRPSMTQDPLFFIETLPFNETRDYVMNVMANYWMYREIMNDGDPGVTLLSEGKWPVIQRQSNELTTAGLTWSNEPRS; via the coding sequence TTGGTCAAAGCATTAAAGTCACGCCTAGAAGCAGCCATCGGCGCCACCCTACTCGTATTATTCATTGTAGGAGCCCTCATTGTATCCGAAATCATTCCCGTAGCCCCCGCAAGAGCTCTCTTTACTAAAGACAACACGCCTGTTGCTATCGCTCAAACAGACGATTCCACAAAGTTAAACAGCACGGATATGGCTCGCTATCAGGAAATCTTTGACCTCCAAGCGAAAGCAGATTGGAAAGGCGCTAACGAACTTATTGAAGACCTTGACACCCCTGTTCTTATGGGGCATATCCTTGCTCAACGCTACCTAGCCCGCACTTACAAAAGCACGCAGCAGGAACTGACAATATGGCTTGAGAATTATAGCGACCACCCGCAAGCTCGCCGCATTCAACAAATTGCGCGTAGTCGAGGCGTTAAGGTTTCTAATTTGCAAAAAACGAAAAAGCGCAACTTAAAAGGCTTCGGCGAAAGCTTTAAAAATACTCGCCATGAAAGCCCACGCATCGCAGGTGTCTGGAAATCTGGACTCAAACATTGGCAGGCAGAGCGTTTTGCGAAAGCCTATCACGCCTTTCATTCACTTGAAGGCCGCACTCAAACCATGGGCGATTGGGATCGCGCCGCGATTTCTTTCTGGGCTTTCCGTGCAGCCAATGAATTAGGCAATGATGAAGCAGCTGAAAAGCACTTAGAGCTAGCGGCACGTTTTCCTCGCAGCTTTTACGGCGCACAAGCCATTCACTTACTCGGCGAAACATTAGACGAAACCGTCACCCTTCGCGGTGAGAAAACACTCTATGACTACCTCAAAAAGATTGAGTCTGCTGAGACTCGCAATGGTCTAAAACGTATTGATGCACTCCTTAAGGTCGATCAAATGGATGCGGCGCGTACTGAACTTCTCTTGCAATATTCTCGCGCAGAAGCAAAAGATCGCCCCGCCTTTGTTCCCTTCGTTCAAGCCTTAAACCAGCCAGCACTACAATTGCGTATGGGTGTAGATATGGAACGTAAGGGCGTTATATCAGGCCATGCGCTTTACCCCCTCCCCAAATGGGAACCTAAGAATGGTTATATTGTAGATCCCGCCCTCGTATTCGCCGTCGCGCGTCAAGAGTCTGGATTTAACACAAAGGCGAAAAGCTACGCGGGAGCACAAGGCATGATGCAGATTATGCCAACCACAGCACAGTATATTGCGAAGAAAATGAAGGTTAAATCCAAGACGAACCTGAATGACCCTGTAGCAAGCATCAATATCGGACAAAATTACCTGAATTATCTTGCGAATAAATCTTACATTCGCGGTAATGTGGTGCTCCTCGCGGCGGCTTATAATGCAGGCCCCGGCACCGCAAAACGCTGGGCAAAACGTCCTTCCATGACACAAGATCCGCTCTTCTTCATCGAAACACTCCCTTTCAATGAAACACGCGACTATGTGATGAACGTGATGGCAAATTACTGGATGTATCGTGAAATCATGAATGATGGCGATCCAGGCGTAACCCTTCTTTCTGAAGGCAAATGGCCGGTCATTCAGCGCCAGAGCAATGAACTCACCACGGCAGGCCTCACATGGTCTAACGAGCCGCGCTCGTAA
- a CDS encoding glycosyltransferase family 2 protein: MMNPFTRKLGEILTGEGSITTEARDEALNAQTGDRLGQILFRNGHCNSLALYQALAKQRDLEFVNLLESPPDKAVLNPAHLEEYLALQILPWKADPQSGLMLIAGVEFSDAQHAWAQKHYPNHRFVQTAEFDIHRTLNALFSHELSHQSIHKLALRFPIQSARILFNRSKHLPVLLLLLLSALSAGLFLTPETIVIGTLLVMSGIHFLTLSFKWLLFLIGNDKREALWNQYQEMPRLADSALPIYTILLPIYREARILPQLVTNLRALDYPKQKLDIKLILEEDDLETFERAKSLNLEGMFEIIRVPYSEPRTKPKACNYALNFAQGSIITIYDAEDRPDPQQLRDVVHRFFYGPQDLVCVQCRLNYYNRTKNLLTRLFSIEYAAWFDFMIPALDHFNLPVPLGGTSNHIYREKLIDLGEWDPFNVTEDADLGIRLASLRYRTAALYSETEEEAPVRLWPWIKQRSRWIKGYMQTWLVHMRRPIWLWNKLGWQGFGAFQLFIGGPCLVFLTTPILFTLSVIWLIHPPNWQSELAQLILPLSVGTLLYGILLHLFFAVKVVQKRNWSNMGWAHLCFPLYWLLHSAASFRALSELITRPHYWEKTEHGLWQNELEKSE; encoded by the coding sequence ATGATGAATCCATTCACGCGCAAATTAGGCGAGATTCTGACCGGCGAAGGCAGCATCACGACAGAAGCACGAGATGAAGCATTGAATGCTCAGACCGGTGATCGCCTCGGCCAAATACTCTTTAGAAATGGACATTGCAATAGCCTCGCCCTTTATCAAGCACTGGCTAAACAGCGCGATCTAGAGTTCGTCAATTTACTGGAATCTCCTCCTGATAAGGCCGTTCTCAACCCCGCGCATCTAGAAGAATATCTCGCGTTACAGATACTCCCTTGGAAAGCAGATCCCCAAAGTGGCTTGATGCTTATCGCAGGCGTCGAATTTAGCGACGCCCAGCATGCATGGGCGCAGAAACATTATCCGAACCACCGCTTTGTACAGACCGCTGAGTTTGATATTCATCGCACACTCAACGCTCTTTTCTCGCACGAACTATCACATCAAAGCATTCATAAGCTGGCGCTCCGCTTTCCCATTCAATCCGCTCGTATTCTATTTAATCGCAGCAAGCACTTGCCGGTGCTACTGCTGCTCCTACTGAGTGCGCTGAGTGCTGGACTATTCTTAACTCCGGAAACGATTGTTATTGGCACCTTATTGGTGATGAGCGGTATTCACTTTCTAACGTTGAGCTTCAAATGGCTTTTATTCCTTATCGGCAATGATAAGCGCGAAGCTCTGTGGAACCAGTATCAAGAAATGCCCCGTCTTGCAGATTCTGCTTTACCTATTTATACCATCTTACTTCCGATCTATAGAGAAGCGCGGATTTTGCCGCAGCTCGTCACTAATTTACGCGCGCTCGATTACCCTAAGCAGAAACTCGATATTAAATTGATTCTCGAAGAGGATGATCTCGAAACATTTGAGAGAGCGAAATCTCTGAACCTTGAAGGGATGTTTGAAATTATCCGCGTGCCTTATTCAGAGCCACGCACCAAGCCAAAAGCCTGTAACTACGCGCTGAATTTTGCCCAAGGTTCCATCATTACCATCTATGATGCGGAAGACCGCCCTGACCCGCAGCAACTGCGCGATGTAGTGCATCGTTTCTTTTATGGGCCACAAGATTTAGTCTGCGTGCAATGCCGCCTCAATTACTATAACCGCACAAAGAACTTGCTTACGAGGCTCTTTTCCATCGAATATGCTGCTTGGTTCGACTTTATGATTCCAGCCTTAGATCACTTTAACCTACCCGTACCGCTGGGCGGCACCAGCAATCATATTTACCGTGAAAAACTAATAGATCTTGGCGAGTGGGACCCGTTCAATGTGACAGAAGATGCCGATTTAGGCATTCGCCTCGCCTCTTTACGTTACCGCACGGCAGCGCTTTATTCCGAAACAGAGGAGGAAGCACCGGTACGTTTATGGCCGTGGATCAAACAACGCAGCCGCTGGATTAAAGGCTACATGCAAACATGGCTGGTGCATATGCGCCGCCCGATTTGGTTATGGAACAAGCTCGGCTGGCAAGGCTTTGGCGCCTTTCAGCTTTTCATTGGCGGGCCGTGCTTGGTTTTCCTCACTACCCCTATTCTATTTACTCTCTCGGTCATTTGGCTGATTCACCCACCCAACTGGCAAAGTGAGTTGGCGCAATTGATTCTTCCCCTTAGCGTTGGAACATTGCTTTATGGCATTTTGTTACACCTGTTCTTTGCCGTTAAGGTCGTGCAAAAACGCAATTGGTCCAATATGGGCTGGGCGCACCTTTGCTTCCCGCTTTATTGGCTGCTGCATTCTGCCGCTAGTTTCCGTGCTTTATCGGAACTGATTACCCGTCCGCATTATTGGGAGAAGACCGAACACGGTTTATGGCAGAATGAGCTTGAAAAGAGCGAGTAA
- a CDS encoding DUF721 domain-containing protein, which yields MSKPRHYGTTGLFAQPIGKGLQKLHKNTFDKTQLELVRLGTHWSEITGDFAAKSSRPTKLIYTRSSATLHISTTSAIALEIQHMQPIILQRVAEILGHKKIQRIQLMQDG from the coding sequence ATGAGCAAACCCAGACATTACGGCACCACAGGACTTTTCGCCCAACCCATTGGCAAAGGGCTGCAAAAGCTCCATAAGAACACCTTTGACAAAACACAGCTTGAGCTCGTGCGCCTTGGCACACACTGGTCCGAAATTACGGGAGATTTCGCGGCTAAATCAAGCCGTCCGACGAAGCTTATCTACACCCGAAGCTCCGCGACATTACATATCTCCACCACCTCTGCTATTGCTTTAGAAATACAGCATATGCAACCCATCATCCTGCAACGCGTCGCCGAGATTTTGGGACATAAGAAGATACAGCGCATTCAATTGATGCAGGATGGTTGA